In Caldicellulosiruptor morganii, the following proteins share a genomic window:
- the prmA gene encoding 50S ribosomal protein L11 methyltransferase, protein MKWFEISIKTVQEAEDAISNVLYDLGANGVVIEDDEIVKYPNSWDYIDENQFVKQNFAIVRAYFPESVNISELIFNIEERLKDVSQYLDIGEGRIEISEVDEKDWAEEWKKYYRPVEIGSIIIVPSWESYQATGEKIVVKLDPGMAFGTGTHESTALCLEAVQRYIKPGVDVIDIGTGSGILAIAAKKLGANRVVAVDIDDVAVKVARENAAMNNVDIEVKQNDLVFGIEEKFDIAIANIIADIIMKLAGEVKNVLKEGGLFISSGIIEDRLDDVLKSLKESFLDVIEIKKLNSWCLVVAKRK, encoded by the coding sequence ATGAAATGGTTTGAGATTTCAATTAAGACGGTTCAAGAGGCAGAAGATGCCATTTCAAATGTTTTATATGATCTTGGAGCAAATGGTGTTGTGATAGAAGATGATGAGATTGTAAAATATCCAAACTCGTGGGACTATATAGACGAAAATCAATTTGTCAAACAAAACTTTGCAATTGTCCGTGCATATTTTCCTGAAAGTGTAAATATCTCTGAGCTTATTTTCAACATTGAAGAAAGGTTAAAAGATGTTTCACAGTACCTTGATATTGGCGAAGGAAGGATTGAAATTTCTGAGGTTGATGAAAAAGACTGGGCGGAGGAGTGGAAAAAGTATTACAGGCCGGTTGAAATAGGGAGCATTATAATTGTACCATCTTGGGAAAGTTACCAGGCTACCGGTGAAAAGATTGTTGTAAAGCTTGACCCTGGCATGGCATTTGGTACGGGTACGCATGAGTCCACAGCACTCTGTTTGGAAGCAGTTCAAAGGTATATAAAACCTGGAGTTGATGTAATTGATATTGGCACAGGTTCAGGGATTTTAGCAATTGCAGCCAAAAAACTTGGTGCAAATAGGGTTGTGGCAGTGGATATAGATGATGTTGCTGTAAAGGTTGCAAGAGAAAATGCTGCCATGAACAATGTTGATATTGAAGTTAAACAAAATGATCTGGTTTTTGGAATTGAAGAAAAGTTTGATATAGCAATTGCAAACATTATAGCTGATATAATAATGAAATTGGCAGGAGAGGTTAAAAATGTTTTAAAGGAAGGTGGACTTTTCATTTCCTCTGGTATTATTGAAGATAGACTTGATGATGTGTTGAAAAGCTTAAAAGAAAGTTTTTTAGATGTAATTGAGATCAAAAAACTTAACAGCTGGTGCCTTGTTGTGGCGAAGAGAAAATAA
- the dnaJ gene encoding molecular chaperone DnaJ — MTQKRDYYEILGVSKNATQEEIKRAYRRLAKQYHPDANPGNKEAEEKFKEINEAYEVLSDPEKRRKYDQFGHAAFDPTYGAQGGGFSGGFSGGFADFDFGSFGDIFEDLFEGFDIFGSSRRRKETPRKGADIYVDLELTLKESVFGCEKEIPIYRTEKCSVCGGSGVKPGSAPVRCQKCGGTGQIRSRQSTFFGEFTTIKTCDACGGTGTIIADPCRECGGTGNVRRQRRVKINIPAGIDDRQVITLRGEGESGIKGGPNGDLHIRIKIAPHPVFKRVGQDLYVEVPITFVNAALGGEIEIPTLDGRTKVKIEPGTQNGDEVRIKGKGVPYLRGRGRGDLVVKFIVEVPKKLSEKQKELLRKFEELSSEEGYERKKHFWDRIREAFS; from the coding sequence ATGACACAGAAAAGGGATTACTATGAAATATTGGGTGTTTCTAAAAATGCAACACAGGAGGAAATAAAAAGAGCATATAGAAGACTTGCAAAGCAATATCACCCTGATGCAAACCCGGGCAACAAAGAAGCTGAAGAAAAATTTAAAGAGATAAATGAGGCATATGAAGTTTTAAGCGACCCTGAAAAGAGAAGAAAGTATGACCAGTTTGGTCATGCAGCATTCGACCCAACATATGGTGCTCAGGGTGGAGGATTTTCTGGTGGTTTTTCTGGTGGTTTTGCCGACTTTGACTTTGGAAGTTTTGGAGACATATTCGAAGACCTTTTTGAAGGGTTTGATATCTTTGGGTCATCAAGAAGAAGGAAAGAAACACCGAGGAAAGGTGCTGATATATATGTTGATTTAGAACTGACATTAAAAGAGTCAGTATTTGGTTGTGAAAAAGAGATTCCTATTTACAGAACAGAGAAATGTTCTGTCTGTGGTGGAAGTGGTGTAAAACCAGGATCAGCACCTGTTAGATGTCAAAAATGTGGGGGTACCGGGCAGATAAGATCAAGGCAGTCAACATTCTTTGGTGAGTTTACTACAATAAAAACATGCGATGCCTGCGGTGGTACTGGAACAATAATTGCCGATCCATGCAGGGAATGTGGTGGTACAGGGAATGTCAGACGCCAGAGAAGGGTTAAGATAAACATCCCTGCTGGAATTGACGATAGACAGGTAATAACTTTAAGGGGCGAAGGAGAAAGTGGCATCAAAGGTGGACCAAATGGTGATTTGCACATTAGAATCAAAATAGCACCTCATCCTGTTTTTAAACGGGTCGGGCAGGACCTTTATGTGGAAGTACCAATTACATTTGTCAATGCAGCACTGGGTGGTGAGATAGAAATACCTACACTGGATGGCAGAACAAAAGTTAAAATTGAACCGGGGACACAAAATGGTGATGAAGTAAGAATTAAGGGCAAAGGTGTGCCGTATCTTAGGGGCAGAGGCAGAGGCGATTTGGTTGTGAAATTCATTGTTGAAGTGCCAAAGAAGCTGTCTGAAAAGCAAAAGGAGCTTTTGAGGAAGTTTGAAGAGCTTTCATCTGAAGAAGGATATGAAAGGAAAAAACATTTTTGGGATAGGATAAGAGAGGCTTTTTCGTAA